Proteins co-encoded in one Halorussus vallis genomic window:
- a CDS encoding phytoene desaturase family protein — MTLAGRSVVVVGSGFGGLATACYLADAGADVTVVEKNEQLGGRASVLEAEGFRFDMGPSWYLMPDVFERFFGHFDRSPEEYYGLEHLDPHYRIFFKDGDRVTVTADREATKEVFEEYEAGAGAKLDEYLAESEETYEIGMEHFVYEDRPRFRDYVSRDVARHARGLTFLGSMRDHVSGYFEHPKLRQVMQYTLVFLGGSPRNTPALYNLMSHVDFNLGVHYPVPADDSDSSAGGMGAVVDGIAELGTELGVGYCTDSEVTAITGSAGDFFVHVGEERIGADLVVSDADYAHTEQHLLPPEHRAHDADYWESRTYAPSAFLLYLGVEGDVDPLAHHTLVLPTDWDRHFERIFDEPAWPDDPAYYLCAPSQTDDAVAPEGHSNLFALVPVAPGLDDDEETRRRYRDHVLADVAENTGVDLRDRIVFEETFSVSDFASRYNSMRGTALGLAHTLRQTGPLRPSRRSPKVDGLYFTGSYTTPGIGVPMCLIAGQHTADAVLEDYGDGPVPDRGGGGFERGDGGTDRGSGGSDRGRGRTRARETTRRWAAAALARLGFDR; from the coding sequence ATGACACTCGCGGGCCGGTCGGTGGTCGTCGTCGGGAGCGGCTTCGGGGGGCTGGCGACGGCCTGCTACCTCGCCGACGCGGGCGCCGACGTCACCGTGGTCGAGAAGAACGAGCAACTGGGCGGCCGGGCGAGCGTCCTCGAAGCCGAGGGCTTCCGGTTCGACATGGGACCGTCGTGGTACCTGATGCCCGACGTGTTCGAGCGGTTCTTCGGTCACTTCGACCGGTCCCCCGAGGAGTACTACGGACTGGAGCACCTCGACCCCCACTACCGCATCTTCTTCAAGGACGGTGACCGGGTCACCGTCACGGCCGACCGCGAGGCGACCAAGGAGGTCTTCGAGGAGTACGAGGCCGGCGCGGGCGCGAAACTCGACGAGTACCTCGCCGAGTCCGAGGAAACATACGAGATCGGCATGGAGCACTTCGTCTACGAGGACCGGCCGCGGTTCCGCGACTACGTTTCACGGGACGTCGCCCGCCACGCCCGCGGGCTGACGTTCCTCGGGTCGATGCGCGACCACGTTTCGGGGTACTTCGAGCACCCGAAACTCCGCCAGGTGATGCAGTACACCCTCGTGTTCCTCGGCGGGTCGCCGCGGAACACCCCCGCGCTCTACAACCTGATGAGCCACGTCGACTTCAACCTCGGCGTCCACTACCCGGTCCCGGCCGACGATTCGGACTCGTCGGCCGGCGGCATGGGTGCGGTCGTCGACGGCATCGCCGAACTGGGCACCGAACTCGGCGTCGGATACTGCACCGACAGCGAGGTGACCGCCATCACCGGGTCGGCGGGCGACTTCTTCGTCCACGTCGGCGAGGAGCGAATCGGGGCGGACCTCGTGGTCAGCGACGCCGACTACGCCCACACCGAACAGCACCTCCTCCCGCCGGAGCACCGCGCCCACGACGCCGACTACTGGGAATCCCGGACCTACGCACCCTCGGCGTTCCTGCTGTACCTGGGCGTCGAGGGCGACGTCGACCCGCTGGCCCACCACACCCTCGTCCTGCCGACCGACTGGGACCGCCACTTCGAGCGCATCTTCGACGAACCCGCCTGGCCCGACGACCCCGCCTACTACCTCTGCGCGCCCAGCCAAACTGACGACGCCGTCGCGCCCGAGGGCCACAGCAACCTCTTCGCGCTGGTGCCCGTCGCGCCCGGCCTGGACGACGACGAGGAAACCCGCCGGCGCTACCGCGACCACGTACTGGCGGACGTCGCGGAGAACACCGGCGTCGACCTGCGCGACCGCATCGTCTTCGAGGAGACGTTCTCGGTGTCGGACTTCGCCTCGCGGTACAACAGCATGCGGGGGACCGCGCTCGGCCTCGCTCACACCCTGCGCCAGACCGGCCCGCTCCGGCCGAGTCGCCGCTCGCCGAAGGTCGACGGCCTCTACTTCACCGGGTCGTACACGACGCCCGGCATCGGCGTGCCGATGTGTCTCATCGCCGGCCAACACACCGCCGACGCCGTGTTGGAGGACTACGGCGACGGTCCGGTTCCCGACCGGGGAGGCGGCGGTTTCGAGCGGGGAGACGGCGGTACCGACCGAGGGAGTGGCGGGTCCGACCGCGGCCGCGGTCGGACTCGCGCGCGAGAGACGACCCGCCGCTGGGCCGCCGCCGCGCTCGCGCGACTGGGCTTCGACCGATAA
- a CDS encoding ATP-binding cassette domain-containing protein: MIEIDGVTVELGDNRILEDVSTTVDAGRFVGLVGPNGAGKTTLLRTISGVLAPDSGEVRVGGDSVADLSSKQVSRRVAVVPQDTSLSFDFDVREVVAMGRHPYRSRFSGGLGRDDSAARGGLVGARADEAAPDAPGSTADHVEAAMARTEVAAFADRSVTAVSGGERQRVLLARALAQDTPVLLLDEPTASLDINHQVRTLELVRELVDEDGKTVVAAIHDLNLAAHYCDELLLLAGGGIAAAGDPAAVLAEEHLESAFDTRAVVTSHPVTGATYVTALPERPTERSGRVHVVGGGGTVSRILYLLSAAGYDVSVGVLNEGDSDLETARSLGLDAVAEEPFAPVGDAARREAAERVRAADATVLADVEVGAGNVANLRVAREADSVVVVEERPFEERNFAGSEAAVLYRELCERGRVVGPDGVLSAVEDAVEESGVEESKVGESEVEETERDGFD, translated from the coding sequence ATGATAGAGATAGACGGAGTCACCGTCGAACTCGGCGATAATCGAATCCTCGAAGACGTGTCCACCACCGTCGACGCGGGGAGATTCGTCGGACTCGTCGGGCCGAACGGCGCGGGCAAGACCACCCTCCTCCGGACGATCAGCGGCGTCCTCGCGCCCGACTCCGGGGAGGTCCGGGTCGGCGGCGACTCGGTCGCCGACCTCTCCTCGAAGCAGGTGAGCAGGCGCGTCGCGGTGGTCCCCCAGGACACCTCGCTGTCGTTCGACTTCGACGTGCGCGAGGTCGTGGCGATGGGCCGCCACCCCTACCGGTCGCGGTTCAGCGGCGGTCTGGGCCGCGACGACTCCGCCGCGCGAGGCGGCCTCGTCGGCGCTCGCGCCGACGAGGCCGCACCCGACGCGCCCGGGTCGACCGCCGACCACGTCGAGGCGGCGATGGCGCGCACCGAGGTCGCGGCGTTCGCAGACCGCTCGGTCACCGCGGTTTCGGGCGGCGAGCGCCAGCGCGTCCTGCTTGCGCGAGCGCTCGCGCAGGACACGCCCGTTCTACTGCTCGACGAACCCACCGCCAGCCTCGACATCAACCACCAGGTCCGGACGCTCGAACTGGTCCGGGAACTGGTCGACGAGGACGGCAAGACCGTGGTGGCGGCAATCCACGACCTGAACCTCGCGGCCCACTACTGCGACGAACTGCTGTTGCTCGCCGGCGGCGGTATCGCCGCCGCCGGCGACCCCGCGGCGGTGCTCGCCGAGGAACACCTCGAATCGGCGTTCGACACCCGCGCGGTCGTCACCAGCCACCCCGTCACCGGCGCGACCTACGTCACCGCGCTCCCCGAGCGCCCGACGGAACGCTCCGGGCGCGTCCACGTCGTCGGCGGCGGGGGCACCGTCTCGCGCATCCTCTACCTGCTGTCGGCGGCGGGCTACGACGTGTCGGTCGGCGTGCTCAACGAGGGCGACTCGGACCTCGAAACCGCGCGCTCGCTCGGCCTCGACGCGGTCGCCGAGGAACCGTTCGCGCCGGTCGGCGACGCCGCCCGGCGCGAGGCGGCCGAGCGCGTCCGGGCGGCCGACGCGACGGTGCTGGCCGACGTGGAGGTCGGCGCGGGCAACGTGGCGAACCTCCGGGTCGCCCGCGAGGCCGACTCGGTGGTGGTGGTCGAGGAGCGCCCCTTCGAGGAACGGAACTTCGCCGGCAGCGAGGCCGCGGTGCTGTACCGCGAACTGTGCGAGCGCGGCCGGGTCGTCGGTCCGGACGGCGTGCTGTCGGCCGTGGAAGACGCGGTCGAGGAATCGGGAGTCGAGGAGTCGAAAGTCGGGGAGTCGGAAGTCGAAGAAACCGAACGCGACGGGTTCGATTAG
- the btuC gene encoding vitamin B12 ABC transporter permease BtuC has protein sequence MQRSANARVAVWSVGLTAALLAVVVGSAAVGPVSLGYVVVAKVLLNALAVPVGLGLAERTVHLAGAAVSVPAPTVEFAPLFHFAVPDTARTIVTSLRLPRIALGAVVGFGLATAGVVMQGFFRNPMADPSIIGVSSGAAVGAVATIALPTLMPLSLPVAAFLGAMVAAFGVYLLATEEGRTPVATLLLAGVAVQTFLGAVVSFLLLQSGESLRRAVYWLMGHLHLAGWDDVELALPVTAVGFAILYAYASDLNVLLLGEEDAHTLGVEVERTKRLLLAVASVVTGAAVAVSGVIGFVGLVVPHVMRLLVGPDHRILLPTSALAGATFLVATDTVARSGPAELPVGVVTAFLGAPFFLYLLRKREVRSL, from the coding sequence GTGCAGCGAAGCGCGAACGCGCGGGTCGCCGTCTGGTCGGTCGGGTTGACGGCGGCCCTGCTCGCCGTCGTCGTCGGAAGCGCCGCGGTCGGTCCCGTGAGCCTCGGCTACGTCGTCGTCGCCAAGGTGCTGTTGAACGCGCTGGCGGTGCCCGTCGGCCTCGGCCTCGCGGAGCGGACCGTCCACCTCGCGGGCGCGGCCGTGTCGGTCCCCGCGCCGACGGTCGAGTTCGCGCCCCTCTTCCACTTCGCGGTCCCGGACACCGCCCGGACCATCGTCACCTCGCTCCGGCTCCCGCGCATCGCGCTCGGGGCGGTCGTCGGCTTCGGACTCGCCACCGCGGGCGTCGTGATGCAGGGCTTCTTCCGGAATCCGATGGCCGACCCCTCCATCATCGGCGTGTCGTCGGGCGCGGCGGTCGGGGCGGTCGCGACCATCGCACTCCCGACTCTCATGCCGCTCTCGCTCCCCGTCGCGGCGTTCCTCGGCGCGATGGTCGCCGCGTTCGGGGTCTACCTGCTCGCCACCGAGGAGGGCCGGACCCCGGTCGCGACCCTCCTGCTCGCGGGCGTTGCGGTCCAGACGTTCCTCGGGGCGGTGGTGTCGTTCCTCCTGCTCCAGAGCGGCGAGAGCCTCCGCCGGGCGGTCTACTGGCTGATGGGCCACCTCCACCTCGCGGGGTGGGACGACGTGGAACTCGCGCTCCCGGTCACCGCCGTCGGATTCGCGATACTCTACGCCTACGCGAGCGACCTCAACGTCCTCCTGCTCGGCGAGGAGGACGCCCACACGCTCGGCGTCGAAGTCGAGCGCACGAAGCGACTCCTGCTGGCGGTCGCCAGCGTCGTCACCGGCGCGGCGGTGGCCGTCTCGGGCGTCATCGGCTTCGTCGGCCTGGTCGTCCCGCACGTGATGCGCCTGCTGGTCGGCCCGGACCACAGAATCCTCTTGCCGACCTCGGCGCTCGCCGGCGCGACCTTCCTGGTCGCGACCGACACGGTGGCCCGTTCCGGCCCGGCGGAACTCCCAGTCGGCGTCGTCACGGCGTTCCTCGGCGCGCCGTTCTTCCTCTACCTCCTCCGGAAACGGGAGGTGCGTTCGCTGTGA
- a CDS encoding PGF-CTERM-anchored ABC transporter substrate-binding protein has product MRRKAVLLAVLLVVAATPAGVAATAGGAGSAGVASGTDAASSTGATGSAASVAGTAATLQTNCSFPVTETDATGTEVTVEQKPERVTTLGPSAAQTMWEIGGKAQVVGVTQYADYLDGAQSRTNVSAAGQGFVNVEKVVGTNPDLVLAPNIIPNETVRKLRDAGLTVYRFEDAASVEDIYAKTNLTGRLTGNCAGAAETVSWMQDRIGTVREAVEGEPKPRVLISQGGGWTAGNGTFLGNLVELAGGTNVAAEANVSGYQKISGEVVVKQNPEYIVQVGQFGVYPKTDAYNATDAVKQGNVVTIDDNYASQPAPRVVYPIVKMAKAFHPEAYAAANATTTASGTTAAAMNESTETATAGGAAGSIPGFGVGAALAALSGAALLAGRR; this is encoded by the coding sequence ATGAGACGCAAGGCAGTTCTCCTCGCGGTCCTCCTGGTCGTCGCGGCGACCCCTGCGGGCGTCGCCGCGACCGCCGGTGGCGCGGGGAGCGCAGGTGTGGCGAGTGGCACAGATGCGGCGAGTAGTACAGGTGCGACGGGGAGCGCGGCGAGCGTCGCCGGAACGGCGGCGACGCTCCAGACGAACTGTTCGTTCCCGGTCACCGAGACGGACGCGACCGGAACCGAGGTCACGGTCGAGCAGAAACCCGAGCGCGTCACCACCCTGGGTCCGAGCGCGGCCCAGACGATGTGGGAGATCGGCGGCAAGGCCCAGGTCGTCGGCGTCACCCAGTACGCCGACTACCTCGACGGCGCGCAGTCCCGGACGAACGTCTCGGCGGCGGGCCAGGGCTTCGTCAACGTCGAGAAGGTCGTCGGCACGAACCCCGACCTCGTGCTCGCGCCCAACATCATCCCGAACGAGACGGTCCGAAAGCTCCGGGACGCCGGCCTGACCGTCTACAGGTTCGAGGACGCGGCCTCGGTCGAGGACATCTACGCGAAGACGAACCTCACCGGCCGACTCACGGGCAACTGCGCGGGCGCGGCCGAGACGGTTTCGTGGATGCAAGACCGCATCGGCACGGTCCGGGAGGCCGTCGAAGGCGAGCCGAAACCCCGCGTGCTCATCTCGCAGGGCGGCGGCTGGACCGCCGGCAACGGCACCTTCCTCGGCAACCTGGTCGAACTCGCGGGCGGGACGAACGTCGCCGCCGAGGCCAACGTCTCGGGCTACCAGAAGATAAGCGGCGAGGTCGTCGTGAAGCAGAACCCCGAGTACATCGTCCAGGTCGGCCAGTTCGGCGTCTACCCGAAGACCGACGCCTACAACGCCACCGACGCGGTGAAGCAGGGCAACGTGGTCACCATCGACGACAACTACGCCAGCCAGCCCGCGCCCCGGGTCGTCTACCCCATCGTGAAGATGGCCAAGGCGTTCCACCCCGAGGCGTACGCCGCGGCGAACGCCACCACGACCGCCAGCGGAACCACCGCGGCGGCCATGAACGAGTCGACCGAAACCGCCACCGCGGGCGGTGCCGCCGGCTCGATTCCGGGCTTCGGCGTCGGCGCGGCGCTGGCGGCGCTCTCGGGCGCGGCGCTGTTGGCCGGCCGGCGGTAA
- the srp19 gene encoding signal recognition particle subunit SRP19 — protein MVEKVLWPAYFDAAKTRSDGRRVATEMAVEEPTVDEIAKAVQQVGYDAVIERDKAYSREGWEESGRVLVKNADDSSKNDLIQAVAAYVAALRE, from the coding sequence ATGGTCGAGAAGGTGCTCTGGCCCGCGTACTTCGACGCGGCCAAAACCCGCAGCGATGGACGTCGGGTCGCGACGGAGATGGCCGTCGAGGAACCGACGGTCGACGAGATAGCGAAGGCGGTCCAGCAGGTCGGCTACGACGCCGTCATCGAGCGGGACAAGGCCTACTCCCGCGAAGGCTGGGAGGAGTCCGGCCGCGTGCTGGTGAAGAACGCCGACGACTCCTCGAAGAACGACCTCATCCAGGCCGTGGCGGCCTACGTCGCCGCGCTCCGCGAATAA
- a CDS encoding H/ACA ribonucleoprotein complex subunit GAR1 has product MQRLGEVVRTAQGLAIVRTPDDAHPDIGTMAVDEQLATVGRVVDVFGPVARPYVAVTPDEGTNLATLLGKKLYAR; this is encoded by the coding sequence ATGCAGCGACTCGGCGAGGTCGTCCGGACCGCCCAGGGCCTGGCCATCGTCCGGACGCCGGACGACGCCCACCCGGACATCGGGACGATGGCGGTCGACGAACAACTCGCGACCGTCGGCCGGGTCGTCGACGTGTTCGGCCCGGTCGCCCGGCCCTACGTCGCGGTCACCCCCGACGAGGGAACGAACCTGGCGACGCTCCTGGGCAAGAAACTCTACGCGCGATAG
- a CDS encoding DUF7282 domain-containing protein — MPANGIQPFSGFKGGLGVGGTPAMRNLQRLETVILVVVLLTSAAGSTVGAAPSTAARDGSSTDASAASLDAPEVLRTPSPARIDAKTPYRVAGLGPADVNASVAGVQGLTPREAAELGARQGAQLAEIQGASVSERERQAAVRAAVTAVNQRQAANVGQILFAARGAAHGALIQSQQVTINQIQAAVRGATGGGITQIQEADVQQTQVASEGSAYGAAHGALAQRQKVNVRQIQVAALGAATGAAKSAVRNDVTVPGKVQEAAQGSAYGALTQLQEVNVKQVQAAARGAADGALTQVQRVNIKQVQVAALGAAKGGVTQVQEVDVEQVQAACKGAAAGAVSQIQRISVRQVQKVSVEQIQLAAEGAAKGGLIQVQEVNVEQIQSACRGAASGVLAQLTVVQIQVVNVVQIQYIAEGAAAGAAYGAVQNQVVNVRQVQAAAHGAARGGVTQTQVVNVKQIQAACQGAAGGALDQSQEASVEQIQAAARGACEGAVRVVQRQEVNVTQIQIIAEGAASGAVSQSQVASVTQIQAAATGAAAGGVDRVAAVENATLEQTLAATEGAAAGAAGAAAAQNVTDASEIADAAESGAVQAVEAINENPDLDPDELRDIATDVASTIEVETTVEETATETTVPETTTVEEVTVEETTEEADGDGDQETTTEAETTTAAETTTAEPAAANVTFRNQTSAGENVTVASVTLPEGGFVVVRNESVPAGNATEPQNVVGVSEYLEAGTYENVTVALDEPVSETQALVAVAHRDTNDNESFDYLETNGEADPAYAVDEQAVAENAVVTIEAVATTTAAETTTAEPEPTTVEATTTAEPETTTAEPETTTAEPTTTTAAETTTVEPTTTAAVEETTTAEPTTTTVEGEANLTFVNQSTEGATVNVSSVTLPDGGFVVIHDGGVIEGDLTGSVVGASEYLEAGTYENVTVTLDEPISQSQALYAIAYRDTNDDESFEFTGGEVDTLYTTDGNAVADGAAVYVRAPGTTAAAGEETTAVEPETTVAVGETTVVDAVTTTEETATEAVAPTTMTTAEEPTTTTTTEEPATTTTEEPTTTTTTTTETAAAANVTFDDQASDGDNVTVSSATLPEGGFVAVYDQNGSFVGVSDYFEPGQYEDVTVTLNASPSGQQLLVAVPHRDTDGDQSFEFVESGGQADTPYVNETGRPIFDAAVVAFEGQATETVTGTTLPTVVGDRGDSSNASPTRAGPLRAGPVAAFAGAALLVGRSARR; from the coding sequence GTGCCGGCGAACGGAATTCAACCGTTCTCGGGGTTCAAAGGCGGCCTCGGCGTGGGTGGGACACCAGCCATGCGGAACCTCCAGCGCCTCGAAACCGTCATTCTCGTCGTCGTACTGCTCACCAGCGCCGCGGGTTCGACCGTCGGAGCGGCCCCCTCGACCGCCGCCCGCGACGGGTCCTCGACTGACGCGTCGGCCGCGAGCCTCGACGCGCCCGAGGTCCTCCGGACGCCGTCGCCCGCTCGCATCGACGCGAAGACGCCCTATCGCGTCGCCGGGCTCGGTCCCGCGGACGTGAACGCCTCGGTCGCGGGGGTACAGGGCCTCACGCCGCGAGAGGCGGCCGAACTCGGCGCGAGGCAGGGCGCGCAACTCGCCGAGATACAGGGCGCGAGCGTGAGCGAACGGGAACGGCAGGCCGCGGTCCGGGCCGCCGTCACGGCCGTCAACCAGCGCCAGGCCGCGAACGTCGGCCAGATCCTGTTCGCGGCTCGCGGGGCGGCCCACGGCGCGCTCATCCAGTCCCAGCAGGTCACCATCAACCAGATTCAGGCGGCGGTCCGCGGCGCGACCGGCGGCGGCATCACCCAGATACAGGAGGCGGACGTCCAGCAGACGCAGGTCGCCTCCGAGGGGTCGGCCTACGGTGCGGCCCACGGCGCGCTCGCCCAGCGCCAGAAGGTGAACGTCCGCCAGATCCAGGTCGCCGCGCTCGGCGCGGCGACCGGCGCAGCGAAGTCGGCGGTCCGGAACGACGTGACCGTCCCCGGAAAGGTCCAGGAGGCCGCCCAGGGTAGCGCCTACGGCGCGCTCACTCAGCTACAGGAAGTGAACGTCAAGCAGGTCCAGGCCGCCGCGCGCGGCGCCGCCGACGGGGCGCTGACCCAGGTCCAGCGCGTGAACATCAAGCAGGTTCAGGTCGCCGCGCTCGGCGCGGCCAAGGGCGGCGTCACCCAGGTCCAGGAAGTCGACGTCGAGCAGGTCCAGGCGGCCTGTAAGGGCGCGGCGGCCGGCGCGGTTTCCCAGATTCAGCGGATTTCGGTTCGCCAGGTGCAGAAGGTGTCGGTCGAACAGATCCAACTCGCCGCCGAGGGTGCCGCGAAGGGCGGTCTGATCCAGGTCCAGGAGGTGAACGTCGAGCAGATACAGTCGGCCTGTCGCGGCGCCGCCAGCGGCGTGCTCGCCCAGTTGACCGTCGTCCAGATTCAGGTCGTCAACGTCGTCCAGATACAGTACATCGCCGAGGGCGCGGCCGCCGGGGCGGCCTACGGCGCGGTGCAGAACCAGGTCGTCAACGTCAGGCAGGTCCAGGCGGCCGCCCACGGCGCGGCCCGGGGCGGCGTCACCCAGACGCAGGTCGTCAACGTCAAGCAGATTCAGGCGGCCTGCCAGGGGGCCGCGGGCGGCGCGCTCGACCAGTCCCAGGAGGCCAGCGTCGAACAGATTCAGGCGGCCGCGCGCGGCGCGTGCGAAGGCGCGGTGCGGGTCGTCCAGCGCCAGGAGGTCAACGTCACACAGATACAGATAATCGCGGAAGGCGCCGCCAGCGGCGCGGTTTCCCAGAGTCAGGTCGCGTCGGTCACCCAGATACAGGCCGCCGCGACCGGCGCGGCCGCCGGCGGGGTCGACAGAGTCGCGGCGGTCGAGAACGCGACCCTCGAACAGACGCTCGCCGCCACGGAGGGCGCGGCCGCAGGTGCCGCTGGCGCCGCGGCGGCGCAGAACGTCACCGACGCGAGCGAGATAGCCGACGCGGCCGAAAGCGGGGCGGTTCAGGCGGTCGAGGCGATCAACGAGAATCCCGACCTCGACCCGGACGAACTCCGCGACATCGCCACGGACGTCGCCTCCACCATCGAAGTGGAGACGACGGTCGAGGAAACCGCCACGGAGACGACCGTCCCCGAAACCACGACCGTCGAGGAGGTCACGGTCGAGGAGACGACCGAAGAAGCGGATGGAGACGGCGACCAGGAAACCACGACGGAAGCCGAGACGACCACGGCGGCCGAAACCACGACCGCCGAACCCGCGGCCGCGAACGTCACCTTCCGGAATCAGACCTCCGCGGGCGAGAACGTCACCGTCGCGTCGGTGACACTGCCCGAGGGCGGCTTCGTCGTCGTCCGTAACGAGAGCGTCCCGGCGGGCAACGCGACCGAACCGCAGAACGTCGTCGGCGTCTCGGAGTACCTCGAAGCCGGCACCTACGAGAACGTCACGGTCGCGCTCGACGAACCGGTTTCCGAAACCCAGGCGCTGGTCGCCGTCGCCCACCGCGACACGAACGACAACGAGAGCTTCGACTACCTCGAAACCAACGGCGAGGCCGACCCCGCGTACGCGGTCGACGAGCAGGCGGTCGCCGAGAACGCGGTCGTGACCATCGAGGCGGTGGCGACCACCACGGCCGCCGAGACGACAACTGCGGAACCCGAACCCACGACCGTCGAAGCGACGACGACCGCGGAACCGGAGACGACCACCGCGGAACCGGAAACCACGACCGCGGAGCCGACCACGACGACCGCGGCCGAAACGACGACCGTCGAACCGACGACGACCGCGGCGGTCGAGGAAACCACGACCGCGGAACCGACCACGACGACCGTCGAGGGCGAGGCGAACCTCACGTTCGTGAACCAGAGCACCGAGGGCGCGACCGTCAACGTCTCCTCGGTGACCCTGCCCGACGGCGGTTTCGTCGTCATCCACGACGGGGGCGTCATCGAGGGCGACCTCACGGGGAGCGTCGTCGGGGCCTCGGAGTACCTCGAAGCCGGCACCTACGAGAACGTCACCGTCACGCTCGACGAACCCATCTCCCAGAGCCAGGCGCTGTACGCGATAGCCTACCGCGACACGAACGACGACGAGAGCTTCGAGTTCACGGGCGGGGAAGTGGACACTCTCTACACGACCGACGGCAACGCTGTCGCCGACGGTGCGGCCGTCTACGTCCGGGCGCCCGGGACCACGGCCGCCGCGGGTGAGGAGACGACCGCGGTTGAACCGGAGACCACGGTCGCGGTCGGTGAGACGACCGTCGTGGACGCGGTGACGACGACCGAGGAAACTGCGACCGAGGCGGTCGCGCCGACCACGATGACCACGGCCGAGGAGCCGACCACCACGACCACCACCGAGGAACCGGCCACCACGACGACCGAAGAACCGACCACGACTACCACCACCACGACCGAGACGGCCGCGGCGGCGAACGTCACCTTCGACGACCAGGCCTCCGACGGCGACAACGTCACCGTCTCGTCGGCGACGCTGCCCGAAGGCGGCTTCGTGGCCGTCTACGACCAGAACGGGAGCTTCGTCGGCGTCTCGGACTACTTCGAACCCGGCCAGTACGAGGACGTGACCGTGACGCTGAACGCGTCGCCGTCCGGCCAGCAACTGCTGGTGGCGGTGCCCCACCGCGACACCGACGGCGACCAGTCGTTCGAGTTCGTCGAGAGCGGCGGGCAGGCCGACACGCCGTACGTGAACGAAACCGGCCGGCCGATCTTCGACGCGGCCGTCGTGGCGTTCGAGGGGCAGGCGACGGAGACGGTCACCGGGACGACGCTCCCGACCGTCGTTGGCGACCGCGGCGATTCGAGTAACGCGAGTCCGACCCGTGCGGGACCGCTTCGCGCCGGGCCGGTCGCCGCGTTCGCCGGCGCGGCCCTGCTGGTCGGGCGCTCGGCGCGGCGCTGA
- a CDS encoding presenilin family intramembrane aspartyl protease PSH, giving the protein MEDRTRVFAAAGFTVALFLLVQLGALALVEPFQRAGYQQTPDPSDPTNSLVYVGAVLVLTGVMLAIIKLEVEWILRAMIILTSGLLSWYVFSVVIPPAATVEIGGTAFNVVALAAAALVSLALAVHPEWYVIDGAGVVMGAGAAGLFGISFGLLPAILLLAVLAVYDAISVYGTEHMLTLASGVMDLKIPVILVIPLTLSYSFLDGGEEVGESGGDEPASASAEASAPDGGESLEDAVGDGEATAGDAAERPGITDRDAFFIGLGDAVMPTVMVASAAFFAPPEPLISGFAMNLPALTSMVGTLLGLLVLLWMVLKGRAHAGLPLLNGGAIGGYLLGALASGMTLMQALGL; this is encoded by the coding sequence ATGGAAGACCGAACGCGCGTGTTCGCGGCGGCCGGGTTCACCGTCGCGCTGTTCCTGCTCGTCCAACTCGGGGCGCTGGCGCTGGTCGAACCGTTCCAGCGGGCGGGCTACCAGCAGACGCCGGACCCCTCGGACCCGACCAACAGCCTCGTCTACGTCGGGGCGGTGCTGGTCCTGACCGGCGTGATGCTCGCCATCATCAAACTCGAAGTCGAGTGGATACTCCGGGCGATGATCATCCTCACCAGCGGCCTGCTGTCGTGGTACGTCTTCTCGGTCGTGATTCCACCCGCCGCGACCGTCGAAATCGGCGGCACCGCGTTCAACGTCGTCGCCCTGGCGGCCGCGGCGCTCGTCTCGCTCGCGCTGGCGGTCCACCCGGAGTGGTACGTCATCGACGGTGCGGGCGTCGTGATGGGCGCGGGCGCGGCCGGCCTGTTCGGCATCAGTTTCGGCCTGTTGCCGGCCATCCTGTTGCTTGCGGTGCTGGCGGTGTATGACGCCATCAGCGTCTACGGCACCGAACACATGCTGACGCTGGCCTCCGGCGTGATGGACCTGAAGATTCCGGTCATCCTCGTGATTCCGCTCACGCTCTCGTACTCGTTCCTCGACGGGGGCGAGGAGGTCGGCGAGTCCGGGGGCGACGAACCGGCCAGTGCGAGCGCCGAGGCGAGCGCGCCCGACGGCGGCGAGTCGCTCGAAGACGCGGTGGGCGACGGCGAAGCTACCGCCGGGGACGCAGCCGAGCGCCCCGGCATCACCGACCGTGACGCTTTCTTCATCGGCCTCGGCGACGCGGTGATGCCGACGGTGATGGTCGCCAGCGCGGCCTTCTTCGCGCCCCCCGAGCCGCTGATTTCCGGGTTCGCGATGAACCTGCCCGCGCTGACCTCGATGGTCGGCACCCTCCTCGGACTGCTCGTGCTCCTCTGGATGGTGCTGAAAGGTCGCGCCCACGCCGGCCTGCCCCTGCTGAACGGCGGCGCCATCGGCGGTTACCTGCTCGGCGCGCTCGCAAGCGGGATGACGCTGATGCAGGCGCTGGGGCTGTGA